One part of the Coturnix japonica isolate 7356 chromosome 24, Coturnix japonica 2.1, whole genome shotgun sequence genome encodes these proteins:
- the LOC107324099 gene encoding uncharacterized protein LOC107324099, with protein MGNNISHESYCRRSGKPEKQAAEQEKAEADPSTAQESLLGSSENPLPKEKSLDAAVGMQNKETETASSSLQCMQDSVPQAAVQSMEMEDHGETQPPVQEPEVTETEPAIMTSDMLMCALTQEGAATAQPAAGDAEVTKTDLALQAAGEVGDKEAEDVVTNQAAVEKHSSVYKRSSGRLCKPSPLCRWLKKLKSSAEKK; from the coding sequence ATGGGAAATAATATCAGCCACGAGAGCTATTGCAGGAGGTCTGGGAAGCCTGAAAAGCAAGCAGCTGagcaagaaaaggcagaagCTGATCCTTCTACTGCCCAGGAATCTCTGCTGGGGAGCAGTGAGAATCCTCTTCCAAAGGAGAAATCgctggatgctgctgtgggGATGCAGAACAAAGAGACAGAAACAGCCTCATCTTCCCTGCAATGCATGCAGGATTCTGTGCCACAGGCAGCAGTACAAAGCATGGAGATGGAAGACCATGGTGAGACCCAGCCCCCTGTGCAAGAGCCAGAAGTGACTGAAACTGAGCCTGCTATAATGACTTCAGACATGCTGATGTGTGCTCTAACTCAGGAGGGTGCTGCAAcagctcagccagctgcaggagatgcagaagTGACAAAAACTGACCTGGCTCTGCAAGCTGCTGGAGAGGTGGGAGATAAAGAGGCAGAAGATGTGGTGACCAACCAGGCAGCAGTGGAAAAACACTCGTCGGTGTACAAGAGATCGAGTGGAAGGCTGTGCAAGCCAAGTCCTCTCTGCAGGTGGCTGAAGAAACTCAAGTCCTCTGCTGAGAAGAAGTAA